One window of the Thermasporomyces composti genome contains the following:
- a CDS encoding DUF418 domain-containing protein, which yields MVDTVRTPLASGPTPERERALAPDLARGVMLALIAVANAALYLHDRPAGVRGHVRDGSALDRAWVLLQMTVVDGRAYPMFAALFGYGMVQLANRQLALGATPARVRRLLRRRALWLVCFGLVHALLLFSGDILGPYGLLAMLVTLLLVAPARVLLGVAAAALVLTAAIGAFVGFVPPDGERVVMPSLAESDPLTATGLRLSEYSYSFVPGTVLLLTPALLGVWAARHRLLEETDRHRTLLRRVCVVGLSTAVVGGLPLALAAAQVWHLSGLGLAAASSLHTVTGFAGGLGYAALMGLVANRLGTRRGPLVSALVACGRRSLTCYLAQSVVFVALLAPYAGGLGARLGSAQVALVALLTWAATVVGADLVRRAGHRGPAEVLLRRLTYGPEALARSRTT from the coding sequence ATGGTCGACACCGTCCGCACGCCCCTGGCCAGCGGTCCGACCCCCGAGCGAGAACGCGCGCTCGCTCCCGACCTGGCCCGCGGTGTCATGCTCGCCCTGATCGCGGTCGCCAACGCCGCTCTCTACCTCCACGACCGACCGGCCGGAGTTCGGGGGCACGTGCGAGACGGCTCGGCGCTCGACCGCGCGTGGGTCCTCCTCCAGATGACGGTCGTCGACGGGCGGGCCTACCCGATGTTCGCGGCGCTGTTCGGCTACGGCATGGTCCAGTTGGCCAACCGTCAGCTGGCCCTGGGCGCGACGCCAGCGCGTGTCCGCCGGCTGCTTCGGCGGCGCGCCCTGTGGCTCGTCTGCTTCGGCCTCGTCCACGCCCTGCTGCTGTTCTCCGGCGACATCCTGGGCCCCTACGGGCTGTTGGCGATGCTCGTCACGCTCCTCCTCGTCGCCCCCGCGCGGGTGCTCCTCGGCGTCGCGGCGGCCGCCTTGGTCCTCACGGCGGCGATCGGGGCGTTCGTCGGATTCGTCCCACCGGACGGCGAGCGGGTCGTCATGCCCTCCCTGGCCGAGTCCGATCCACTCACCGCGACCGGACTGCGGCTGAGCGAGTACTCCTACAGCTTCGTCCCCGGGACGGTGCTGCTCCTCACCCCGGCCCTCCTGGGCGTCTGGGCGGCACGCCACCGCCTGCTGGAGGAGACTGACCGGCACCGAACCCTCCTGCGCCGCGTCTGCGTGGTCGGCCTCAGCACGGCCGTCGTGGGTGGGCTCCCCCTGGCGCTCGCGGCGGCCCAGGTATGGCACCTCTCCGGCCTCGGACTCGCCGCCGCGAGCTCGCTGCACACCGTCACCGGTTTCGCCGGAGGCCTGGGCTACGCCGCGCTCATGGGTCTCGTCGCGAACCGGCTCGGGACGCGCCGCGGCCCGCTCGTCAGCGCGCTCGTCGCCTGCGGGCGGCGGTCCCTGACGTGCTACCTCGCGCAGTCGGTGGTGTTCGTCGCGCTCCTCGCTCCCTACGCCGGCGGCCTGGGTGCGCGGCTCGGCAGCGCCCAGGTCGCGCTGGTGGCGTTGCTGACCTGGGCGGCGACCGTCGTGGGGGCGGACCTCGTGCGCCGCGCGGGCCATCGCGGTCCCGCCGAGGTCCTGCTCCGCCGCCTCACCTACGGGCCCGAGGCGCTCGCGCGCAGCCGAACGACGTGA
- a CDS encoding ABC transporter substrate-binding protein encodes MAENTALDRRTFLYGAAATAALTMLAACSSDSGSGGQAPSQQAPTTEAETKGSETDPLPRPSSFQEAPSLAAQVEAGELPPVEERLPENPYVVPHRWWKPGKYGGNLVVPSSSSNDPAIKEYMYGHSLLRFLNDSRDIGPGLVESWESNEDATEWTLHFRKGLKWSDGHPWSTEDIMFWWEDMVLNEEHTELPPDEARSGKGTLMTMKAIDEVTLVLTFDAPAPLTDVRLAGYVNRGNGATWMEPKHYLKQFHPKYNPNVSKDWATADGEFEAKRDFSQNPECPTMTGWRLKSYQEGRQAVWERNPYYWCVDREGRQLPYIDTLTIRVVDDPEVVRLQIQEGKLDYVHGPFVGLGLGDISGFKRTEERSGMRVLLWDGGSGTGSMFFFNYDYKDARMRELFREPKFRQALSLAVNRADIQKQVYFTTGEPTTGTLSPKSIEYHVNDEGKEMYRRWRDAYVGPDPERAKALLDEIGVREGPDGKRRHPDGGDLTIRLDYPATAGAGDRTKNEHLKRDWEAIGLKVTLNPVPPESHNSQWAAGLIATQTAWEVSNAHNHLAQPAWLVPIEPQRWAPLHGQFYSLRGTPQEKEQLDLDPYERTPPRVEPDPDGPIAALWKLYDQSKVEPDEMKRHQLVWEMIKIHIEHGPFFMGTVGNTPQLVLAHRDLRNVPTREQLASGGLVNPWQHPTPAVYDPEIYFWENPEEHS; translated from the coding sequence ATGGCCGAGAACACCGCCTTGGACCGACGGACCTTCCTCTACGGAGCGGCCGCCACGGCCGCCCTGACGATGCTCGCGGCATGTTCCTCCGACTCCGGCAGCGGCGGGCAAGCGCCTTCCCAACAGGCGCCGACGACCGAGGCGGAGACGAAGGGATCGGAGACGGACCCGCTGCCCCGCCCGAGTAGCTTCCAGGAAGCGCCCTCCTTGGCTGCGCAGGTCGAGGCGGGTGAGCTCCCGCCGGTCGAGGAGCGGCTTCCGGAGAACCCGTACGTCGTCCCGCACCGCTGGTGGAAGCCGGGAAAGTATGGCGGGAACCTGGTCGTCCCCTCCTCCAGCTCCAACGACCCGGCGATCAAGGAGTACATGTACGGGCACTCCCTGCTGCGGTTCCTCAACGACAGCCGGGACATCGGGCCTGGTCTGGTCGAGAGCTGGGAGTCCAACGAGGACGCCACCGAGTGGACCCTGCACTTCCGCAAAGGGCTGAAGTGGTCCGACGGGCACCCGTGGTCCACCGAGGACATCATGTTCTGGTGGGAGGACATGGTCCTCAACGAGGAACACACCGAGCTTCCTCCCGACGAGGCCCGCTCGGGCAAGGGCACGCTCATGACGATGAAGGCCATCGACGAGGTCACGCTCGTCCTGACCTTCGACGCTCCAGCGCCGTTGACAGACGTCCGCCTCGCCGGCTACGTCAACCGAGGCAACGGTGCGACGTGGATGGAGCCCAAGCACTACCTCAAGCAGTTCCACCCCAAGTACAACCCGAACGTCTCCAAGGACTGGGCGACCGCGGACGGGGAGTTCGAGGCGAAGCGCGACTTCTCCCAGAACCCCGAGTGCCCGACGATGACGGGCTGGCGCCTGAAGTCCTACCAGGAGGGCCGGCAGGCAGTCTGGGAGCGCAACCCCTACTACTGGTGCGTGGACCGAGAGGGCCGTCAGCTGCCGTACATCGACACGCTCACGATCCGCGTCGTCGACGATCCCGAGGTCGTCCGCTTGCAGATCCAGGAAGGCAAGCTGGACTACGTCCACGGACCGTTCGTCGGGCTCGGTCTCGGCGACATCTCGGGCTTCAAGCGGACCGAGGAACGCAGCGGCATGCGAGTGCTGCTCTGGGACGGCGGAAGCGGCACCGGGTCGATGTTCTTCTTCAACTACGACTACAAAGACGCCCGGATGCGTGAGCTGTTCCGGGAGCCGAAGTTCCGGCAGGCGCTGTCGCTCGCGGTGAACCGAGCAGACATTCAGAAGCAGGTCTACTTCACCACTGGTGAGCCGACGACCGGGACGCTCAGTCCGAAGTCGATCGAGTACCACGTCAATGACGAAGGCAAGGAGATGTACCGGCGTTGGCGCGACGCCTACGTCGGACCCGACCCGGAGCGCGCGAAGGCTCTCCTTGACGAGATCGGGGTTCGGGAAGGTCCCGACGGCAAGCGGAGGCACCCGGACGGCGGGGACCTGACGATCCGCCTGGACTACCCCGCGACCGCCGGCGCCGGTGACCGCACCAAGAACGAGCACCTCAAGCGGGACTGGGAGGCGATCGGCCTCAAGGTGACGCTCAATCCGGTGCCGCCCGAGTCCCACAACTCGCAGTGGGCCGCGGGACTCATCGCCACGCAGACCGCGTGGGAGGTCAGCAACGCGCACAACCACCTGGCGCAGCCGGCGTGGCTGGTGCCCATCGAGCCGCAGCGCTGGGCTCCGCTACATGGCCAGTTCTACAGCCTGCGCGGAACCCCCCAGGAGAAGGAGCAGCTCGACCTCGACCCGTACGAGCGCACACCACCGCGCGTGGAACCCGATCCCGACGGGCCCATCGCCGCCCTGTGGAAGCTCTACGACCAGAGCAAGGTCGAGCCCGACGAGATGAAGCGGCACCAGCTCGTGTGGGAGATGATCAAAATTCACATCGAGCACGGGCCGTTCTTCATGGGCACTGTCGGAAACACGCCGCAGCTCGTCCTGGCGCATCGCGACTTGCGTAACGTGCCGACGAGGGAGCAGCTCGCGTCGGGCGGCTTGGTGAACCCCTGGCAGCACCCGACTCCCGCGGTTTACGACCCAGAAATCTATTTCTGGGAGAACCCCGAGGAGCACAGCTGA
- a CDS encoding glycine--tRNA ligase, which translates to MQDALLALTNYWTQRGCMVVQPFNTEVGAGTYNPATILRVLGPEPWRVAYVEPSVRPDDARYGENPNRLQTHTQFQVILKPDPGDPQEIYLGSLEALGIDIHAHDIRFVEDDWASPALGAWGLGWEVWLDGLEITQFTYFQQAGGRNLDPVAVEITYGMERIIMALQKVDHFKDITYAPGISYGEAFGQAEYEMSRYYLDDAGVEENWRLFETYEAEARRCIAERLPVPAHTYVLKCSHAFNVLDSRGAISQTERANAFHRMRSLARQVSTLWAERREELGYPLGRVEPPAPAPTPTAFPEIDKPSTLVFEIGTEELPHAEVRKAREAVREALVSKLADTRLAHGEVRTYATPRRIVAIVEDVAPREPDAERTVRGPRVAQAYDADGQPTKAALGFARGQGVDVNDLRRVEQGGVEYVAAVRTDVGRPAAEVLSGILGQVVTGLRADKNMRWNDPQLSYSRPIRWLLALLGDVEVPVAVSSLASGRATRVHRIAERPVVEVPSADGYLDFLRKHGIIVDPAERRAMVIEQASRLASEVGGRIDVEGDAALLDEITNLVEEPVSILGSFDQRYLELPNEILTTVMRKHQRYLPVRAEDGTLLPYFVAVANGACDHDLVRAGNEAVLRARYEDAAFFWRADLEVSPEQHKSGLSKLAFESRLGSMADRADRIAAVASSLADLVGLPEADRATLRRAGELAKFDLATQMVIELTSLAGTMAREYARRAGEPEAVAQALYDMELPRTAGGELPATTPGALLALADRFDLLAGLFAVGAVPTGSSDPFALRRAALGVVSILRGRPELAAVTVETGLRVAADRVRAQGVEVPDSALAEAAEFVVRRYEQQLLDAGYDHNLVQAVVPLGNAPARADETLAELVRRTGDATFQDLVTALQRVRRIVPADATANYDASALREPEELGLREEVAKVREALGDAPTLAEFVDAASTLVGPINAFFDAVLVMADDPAVRAARLGLLASIRDLAAPVLNWDAL; encoded by the coding sequence ATGCAGGACGCGCTACTAGCGCTGACGAACTACTGGACCCAGCGAGGCTGCATGGTGGTGCAGCCGTTCAACACCGAGGTCGGCGCGGGTACCTACAACCCGGCCACGATCTTGCGTGTGCTGGGACCAGAGCCGTGGCGGGTCGCCTACGTCGAGCCCAGTGTGCGGCCCGACGACGCCCGCTACGGCGAGAACCCCAACCGCCTGCAGACCCACACCCAGTTCCAGGTCATCCTCAAGCCCGACCCGGGCGACCCGCAGGAGATCTACCTCGGCAGCCTCGAGGCGCTCGGCATCGACATTCACGCGCACGACATCCGGTTCGTCGAGGACGACTGGGCCTCGCCGGCGCTGGGCGCGTGGGGGCTGGGCTGGGAAGTCTGGCTCGATGGCTTGGAGATCACCCAGTTCACGTACTTCCAGCAAGCCGGTGGTCGCAACCTCGACCCGGTCGCGGTCGAGATCACCTACGGCATGGAGCGCATCATCATGGCGCTCCAGAAGGTGGACCACTTCAAGGACATCACCTACGCGCCGGGAATCTCCTACGGTGAGGCGTTCGGCCAGGCCGAGTACGAGATGAGCCGCTACTACCTCGACGACGCCGGCGTCGAGGAGAACTGGCGGCTGTTCGAGACGTACGAGGCCGAGGCGCGTCGCTGCATCGCCGAGCGGCTGCCGGTGCCGGCGCACACCTACGTGCTCAAGTGCTCCCACGCGTTCAACGTGCTCGACTCCCGCGGCGCGATCAGCCAGACCGAGCGCGCGAACGCGTTCCACCGCATGCGGTCGCTGGCCCGCCAAGTCTCCACCCTGTGGGCCGAGCGGCGCGAGGAGCTCGGCTACCCGCTCGGCCGCGTCGAACCCCCGGCGCCGGCGCCGACACCGACCGCCTTCCCCGAGATCGACAAGCCCTCGACGCTGGTCTTCGAGATCGGCACGGAGGAGTTGCCGCACGCCGAGGTTCGCAAGGCGCGGGAGGCGGTGCGCGAGGCCCTGGTCAGCAAGCTGGCCGACACCCGGCTCGCGCACGGCGAGGTCCGCACCTACGCGACACCGCGTCGGATCGTGGCGATCGTCGAGGACGTCGCGCCCCGCGAGCCCGACGCGGAGCGCACGGTGCGCGGTCCGCGTGTCGCTCAGGCCTACGACGCCGACGGTCAGCCGACCAAAGCCGCTCTGGGCTTCGCCCGTGGACAGGGTGTCGACGTCAACGACTTGCGTCGCGTCGAGCAGGGCGGGGTGGAGTACGTCGCGGCGGTCCGCACCGACGTCGGACGCCCGGCGGCGGAGGTTCTGAGCGGGATCCTCGGCCAGGTCGTCACCGGGTTGCGGGCCGACAAGAACATGCGCTGGAACGACCCGCAGCTGTCGTACAGCCGGCCGATCCGGTGGCTGCTGGCGCTCCTCGGGGACGTGGAGGTGCCGGTCGCGGTGTCCTCGCTGGCGTCCGGCCGCGCCACCCGCGTGCACCGGATCGCCGAGCGGCCGGTGGTGGAGGTCCCGTCCGCCGACGGCTACCTCGACTTCCTGCGCAAGCACGGGATCATCGTCGACCCGGCGGAGCGTCGGGCCATGGTGATCGAGCAGGCCAGCCGACTGGCGAGCGAGGTGGGCGGCCGTATCGACGTCGAGGGTGACGCAGCGCTCCTGGACGAGATCACCAACCTGGTCGAGGAGCCGGTGAGCATCCTCGGGTCGTTCGACCAGCGGTACCTGGAGCTACCGAACGAGATCCTCACCACGGTCATGCGCAAGCACCAGCGTTACCTGCCGGTGCGCGCCGAGGACGGCACGCTCCTGCCGTACTTCGTCGCGGTCGCCAACGGCGCATGCGACCACGACCTGGTGCGGGCGGGGAACGAGGCGGTGCTCCGGGCCCGGTACGAGGACGCGGCGTTCTTCTGGCGCGCCGACCTCGAGGTGAGCCCTGAGCAGCACAAGAGCGGCCTGTCGAAGCTGGCGTTCGAGAGTCGGCTCGGCTCCATGGCCGACCGGGCCGACCGCATCGCGGCCGTCGCCTCGTCGCTCGCCGACCTGGTGGGGTTGCCGGAGGCCGATCGGGCCACGCTGCGTCGGGCGGGTGAGCTCGCCAAGTTCGACCTCGCCACCCAGATGGTGATCGAGCTGACGTCTCTGGCCGGGACGATGGCGCGCGAGTACGCCCGGCGGGCCGGTGAGCCGGAGGCCGTGGCCCAGGCGCTCTACGACATGGAGCTGCCCCGCACCGCGGGCGGTGAGCTTCCAGCCACCACGCCGGGTGCTCTGCTGGCGTTGGCCGATCGGTTCGACCTCCTCGCGGGGCTCTTCGCGGTGGGCGCCGTTCCGACGGGGAGCTCGGACCCGTTCGCGCTGCGCCGCGCCGCGCTCGGTGTGGTGAGCATCCTGCGGGGCCGTCCGGAGCTGGCGGCCGTGACCGTCGAGACCGGCCTGCGCGTGGCCGCCGACCGGGTGCGCGCCCAGGGTGTGGAGGTCCCGGACTCGGCGCTGGCGGAGGCCGCGGAGTTCGTCGTGCGCCGGTACGAGCAGCAGCTCCTGGACGCCGGCTACGACCACAACCTCGTCCAGGCGGTCGTGCCGCTCGGGAACGCGCCGGCCCGAGCTGACGAGACGCTGGCCGAGCTGGTCCGGCGTACCGGTGACGCGACGTTCCAGGACCTCGTGACGGCCCTACAGCGCGTTCGCCGCATCGTGCCCGCCGACGCCACCGCCAACTACGACGCGTCCGCGCTCCGCGAGCCGGAGGAGCTGGGGCTCCGCGAGGAGGTGGCCAAGGTCCGCGAGGCGCTTGGCGACGCGCCCACGCTGGCGGAGTTCGTCGACGCCGCCAGCACGCTCGTCGGGCCGATCAACGCGTTCTTCGACGCGGTGCTGGTCATGGCGGACGACCCCGCGGTGCGGGCGGCCCGGCTGGGGCTGCTCGCCTCGATCCGCGACCTGGCCGCGCCCGTCCTCAACTGGGACGCGCTGTAA
- a CDS encoding ArsR/SmtB family transcription factor has product MHAFDVLGDPVRRRILELLADGEKSSGAVVAVIQREFGISQPAVSQHLRVLREAGFATVRAEGTRRLYSVDTRPLQEVDAWLERFRGFWTQRLDALGTELARGKRQRRLDERQARANPGRRTRSDAP; this is encoded by the coding sequence ATGCACGCGTTCGACGTTCTCGGTGATCCGGTGCGGCGCCGGATCCTGGAGCTGCTCGCGGACGGGGAGAAGTCCTCAGGCGCCGTCGTCGCGGTGATCCAGCGAGAGTTCGGCATCTCGCAGCCCGCCGTCTCCCAGCACCTGCGTGTGCTGCGCGAAGCTGGGTTCGCGACCGTCCGAGCCGAGGGCACGCGCCGCCTGTACAGCGTCGACACCCGTCCGCTGCAAGAGGTCGACGCCTGGTTGGAGCGGTTCCGTGGGTTCTGGACGCAGCGCCTGGACGCGCTCGGTACCGAGCTGGCCCGCGGGAAGCGTCAGCGCCGCCTCGACGAGCGCCAGGCCCGTGCGAACCCCGGACGCCGGACCCGTTCGGACGCGCCGTGA
- a CDS encoding aspartate-semialdehyde dehydrogenase, whose translation MSASSASPGRSDDRASKPTLAVVGATGAVGTVMLELLSTRQDVWGEIRLIASPRSAGRKLKVRGEEVEVIALSERAFDGVQVAMFDVPDEVSAEWAPIAAAKGAVVVDNSGAFRMDPDVPLVVPEINPEAARHRPKGIIANPNCTTLSMIVAVGALHRVFELESLVVASYQAASGAGQAGIETLYDQIAKVAGNREIGTRAGDVRQVIGDDLGPFPAPLALNVVPWAGSLRENGWTSEEMKVRNESRKILGLPNLAVSATCVRVPVVTTHSLVVHARFARRVDLAQVREILRDSPGLLLYDEPERLEFPTPADVVGTDPTWVGRLRVALDDPHALDMFVCGDNLRKGAALNTAQIAELVAAELTPQG comes from the coding sequence ATGAGCGCCAGCAGCGCGAGTCCCGGTCGATCCGACGACCGGGCGTCCAAGCCCACCCTCGCCGTCGTCGGCGCGACCGGCGCGGTCGGCACGGTCATGCTGGAGCTCCTGTCGACCCGGCAAGACGTCTGGGGTGAGATCCGGCTCATCGCCTCGCCCCGGTCGGCCGGCCGCAAGCTCAAGGTGCGCGGTGAAGAGGTCGAGGTCATCGCGCTGAGCGAGAGGGCGTTCGACGGCGTCCAGGTCGCGATGTTCGACGTCCCGGACGAGGTCTCGGCCGAGTGGGCGCCGATCGCGGCGGCCAAGGGCGCCGTGGTCGTCGACAACTCCGGCGCCTTCCGGATGGACCCCGACGTTCCACTCGTCGTCCCCGAGATCAACCCGGAAGCGGCCCGGCACCGCCCCAAGGGCATCATCGCCAACCCCAACTGCACGACCCTCTCGATGATCGTCGCGGTCGGGGCGCTGCACCGGGTCTTCGAGCTGGAGTCCCTCGTCGTCGCGTCGTACCAGGCCGCGTCGGGCGCGGGCCAGGCCGGCATCGAGACGCTGTACGACCAGATCGCCAAGGTGGCGGGGAACCGCGAGATCGGGACCCGCGCCGGTGACGTCCGCCAGGTGATCGGCGACGATCTCGGTCCTTTCCCGGCGCCGCTGGCGCTCAACGTCGTGCCGTGGGCGGGCTCGCTGCGGGAGAACGGGTGGACCAGCGAGGAGATGAAGGTCCGCAACGAGTCGCGCAAGATCCTAGGGCTGCCCAACCTCGCCGTCTCGGCCACGTGCGTCCGGGTCCCGGTGGTGACGACGCACTCGCTCGTCGTCCACGCGCGCTTCGCCCGGCGCGTCGACCTGGCGCAGGTCCGGGAGATCCTGCGTGACTCGCCGGGCCTGCTGCTCTACGACGAGCCGGAGAGGCTGGAGTTCCCCACCCCCGCCGACGTGGTGGGTACCGACCCGACGTGGGTGGGCCGGCTGCGAGTGGCGCTCGACGACCCGCACGCGCTCGACATGTTCGTGTGCGGCGACAACTTGCGGAAGGGTGCCGCGCTCAACACCGCGCAGATCGCCGAGCTGGTCGCAGCGGAGTTGACCCCGCAGGGCTGA
- a CDS encoding SRPBCC family protein, whose translation MLDDITRQIGAVRRQVVHPEYEGKPAQAIIATQTYDAAIEDVWDACTNPDRIPRWFMPVSGDLRLGGRYQLEGNAGGEIVACEPPRHLKVTWEYDNKVSWVEVRLSEEPDGRTTLELQHIAHADPTWEQYGPGAVGVGWDLALVGLFLHLSTGASIDPAEGMAWAGSEQGKEFIAQSSQAWCAANIAAGEDEVVATTAARRTTAFYTGAEPEPGSASEADAGRSDETSEAR comes from the coding sequence ATGCTCGACGACATCACCCGGCAGATCGGGGCCGTCCGGCGGCAGGTCGTCCACCCCGAGTACGAGGGCAAGCCAGCCCAGGCCATCATCGCGACCCAGACGTACGACGCCGCCATCGAGGACGTCTGGGACGCCTGCACCAACCCCGACCGGATCCCGCGCTGGTTCATGCCCGTGTCCGGAGACCTTCGACTCGGCGGCCGCTACCAGCTGGAAGGCAACGCCGGCGGCGAGATCGTGGCCTGCGAGCCGCCGCGTCACCTCAAGGTCACCTGGGAGTACGACAACAAGGTGTCGTGGGTGGAGGTCCGGCTCAGCGAGGAACCCGACGGGCGTACCACCCTGGAGCTGCAGCACATCGCCCACGCCGACCCGACCTGGGAGCAGTACGGTCCGGGAGCTGTCGGAGTCGGTTGGGACCTCGCCCTCGTGGGGCTCTTCCTGCACCTCTCGACCGGCGCCTCGATCGATCCCGCCGAGGGCATGGCCTGGGCAGGGTCGGAGCAGGGGAAGGAGTTCATCGCCCAGAGCAGCCAGGCCTGGTGTGCGGCCAACATCGCCGCCGGCGAGGATGAGGTGGTCGCGACGACCGCGGCGCGGCGCACGACCGCTTTCTACACCGGAGCCGAGCCAGAGCCGGGCAGCGCGAGTGAGGCCGACGCCGGCCGGAGCGACGAGACGAGCGAGGCCCGATGA
- a CDS encoding MASE1 domain-containing protein, producing MASRKLRSSELVTALGVVILATLYVGASFAAPVDYLPTGQQVSLFWPPTGIGLAAFFYLRPLVTAPTILVSSFLLNASFGRPLGPSLAAAVATACGLTAIYLLLRWVDFHSRFDRLRDVLALVFLGALVGGMILGWASVGALVLTGVFPPGLQWRMTLLWGMSFGTGVLICTPALLVLRHARWPRRIRPLRVVEAVGLEAAAVAVVLLIALTAAQPLFLAFPVVVWAALRFQMAGAAPVALFLSAATVYTQTGAGPWGGQLVSEMGVIEGFIASMTLTALLLAVIITERDRAYRDIRHVSDQLLLAVDKLDRRLRPRPSEIAGRRDEIAQRRDPMAERQESRAAQPDR from the coding sequence GTGGCGTCGCGAAAGCTCCGCTCGTCCGAGCTGGTGACAGCCCTCGGGGTGGTCATCCTCGCGACGCTGTATGTCGGGGCGTCGTTCGCCGCGCCGGTTGATTACCTGCCGACGGGTCAACAGGTCAGCCTGTTCTGGCCGCCGACGGGAATCGGGTTGGCCGCCTTCTTCTACCTCCGGCCGCTTGTCACCGCTCCGACCATTTTGGTGAGCTCCTTTCTCCTCAACGCCTCCTTCGGCCGTCCGCTCGGGCCGTCCCTGGCGGCCGCCGTCGCGACCGCGTGCGGGTTGACCGCGATCTACCTGCTCCTGCGCTGGGTGGACTTCCACTCGCGGTTCGACAGGCTGCGGGACGTGCTCGCGCTGGTGTTTCTCGGCGCTCTCGTGGGGGGCATGATCCTGGGCTGGGCGAGCGTGGGGGCGCTCGTGCTCACGGGAGTCTTCCCTCCCGGACTCCAGTGGCGGATGACGCTGCTCTGGGGGATGAGCTTCGGCACGGGCGTGCTCATCTGCACGCCGGCCCTGCTGGTGCTGCGGCACGCTCGCTGGCCGCGGCGTATCCGCCCGCTGCGCGTCGTGGAGGCGGTCGGCTTGGAGGCGGCCGCGGTGGCCGTCGTGCTCCTCATCGCGCTGACCGCGGCGCAGCCGTTGTTCTTGGCTTTCCCCGTCGTGGTCTGGGCGGCGCTTCGCTTCCAGATGGCTGGGGCAGCGCCGGTGGCGTTGTTCCTCTCCGCCGCGACCGTGTACACGCAGACGGGTGCCGGCCCGTGGGGTGGCCAGCTGGTTTCAGAGATGGGTGTCATCGAGGGGTTCATCGCGTCGATGACGCTGACCGCCCTTCTTCTGGCGGTGATCATCACCGAGCGCGACCGGGCCTACCGCGACATTCGGCACGTCTCTGACCAGCTGCTCCTGGCGGTGGACAAGCTGGACCGTCGACTGCGACCCCGCCCGTCGGAGATCGCCGGGCGGCGGGACGAGATCGCTCAGCGTCGGGATCCCATGGCCGAGCGGCAGGAGTCGCGGGCCGCTCAGCCGGACCGCTAG
- a CDS encoding GNAT family N-acetyltransferase: MPPADDLFETARVPTNVETPRLLLRTWRPEDRPAFAAINADPAVMEHISGEPMSRSASDALVDRIEEQWSQRGYGLYAVELRETGEFVGFVGLNHHRALPDEVEIGWRLARHVWGRGLATEAARAVRDIAFETLQLPRLISITVAANTRSLRAMEKIGLSFWREMPFERWQLVIYQGGPADRGDTRSHATTAAR; encoded by the coding sequence GTGCCTCCCGCCGACGATCTCTTCGAGACCGCAAGAGTCCCCACGAACGTCGAGACGCCCCGCCTCCTCCTGCGCACCTGGCGCCCCGAAGACCGCCCAGCGTTCGCCGCGATCAACGCCGACCCCGCGGTCATGGAGCACATCAGCGGCGAGCCGATGAGCCGGTCCGCGAGCGACGCCCTCGTCGACCGGATCGAGGAGCAGTGGAGCCAGCGCGGCTACGGCCTCTATGCCGTCGAGCTGCGCGAGACGGGGGAGTTCGTCGGGTTCGTCGGGCTCAACCACCACCGTGCCCTCCCCGACGAGGTGGAGATCGGCTGGCGGCTGGCGCGCCACGTCTGGGGACGCGGCCTCGCGACCGAAGCCGCCCGGGCGGTCCGCGACATCGCTTTCGAGACTCTCCAACTGCCTCGGCTCATCTCGATCACGGTGGCCGCGAACACCCGTTCGCTTCGGGCGATGGAGAAGATCGGGCTGTCCTTCTGGCGCGAGATGCCGTTCGAACGGTGGCAGCTGGTGATCTACCAGGGCGGACCAGCGGACCGAGGCGATACCCGGTCGCATGCCACGACGGCCGCCCGGTAG
- a CDS encoding metallophosphoesterase — MWFRSRLRRWLALTGCATMLAALASSFASTPSQADPVVKPFTLVMIPDTQLAVQNKPELFYAQTEWILQERKRANIRFVVHVGDVVEWPSRISDWERAKMAMQPLDRKVPYQLAVGNHDFDAWACEPPATCNPWEHIEEDRSTTYFNTYFP, encoded by the coding sequence ATGTGGTTCCGCTCCCGCCTTCGTCGTTGGCTTGCCCTGACGGGCTGTGCCACGATGCTCGCCGCACTCGCCAGCTCGTTCGCGTCGACACCGAGCCAGGCAGACCCGGTGGTCAAGCCCTTCACTCTCGTGATGATTCCCGACACCCAGCTCGCGGTTCAGAACAAGCCCGAGCTGTTCTACGCACAGACCGAGTGGATCCTCCAGGAGCGCAAACGAGCGAACATCCGGTTCGTGGTGCACGTCGGCGATGTCGTCGAGTGGCCGTCGCGGATCTCCGACTGGGAGCGGGCAAAGATGGCGATGCAACCTCTCGACCGCAAGGTGCCGTACCAGCTTGCGGTCGGCAACCACGACTTCGACGCGTGGGCCTGTGAGCCACCGGCGACCTGCAACCCGTGGGAGCACATCGAGGAGGACCGGAGCACGACATACTTCAACACGTACTTCCCCTGA